One genomic region from Rhinoraja longicauda isolate Sanriku21f chromosome 8, sRhiLon1.1, whole genome shotgun sequence encodes:
- the LOC144596374 gene encoding retinol dehydrogenase 7-like: protein MEETFPQINASTKVEDVFESVLQLFQMAPAPTLLLAISVLASLCWLIRDNLRLGNVQGKYVLVTGCDTGFGNLLAKQLDKRGFQVIAACLTAQGAEGLRNDCSPRVRTVQLDVTDPDHIQRAVDFVQSEVGDQGLWGLVNNAGRANPIAPTEWLRVEDFTKVLEVNLVGLINVTLHLLPLVKKARGRIVNVSSVMGRISFAGGGYCMSKCGVESFSDGLRRDMQHFGIKVSIIEPGFFTTETTNLEIIERGLLQLWERLSPETKEHYGAKFFDNYIRVQRFSMLCLCSSDLDKVTGCMHHALSAQYPRSRYSAGWDAKLFWIPLSYAPSFVADCLLYLLLPKPAGSSMKRKAGNQVDV, encoded by the exons ATGGaagaaacctttcctcaaatcaaT GCCTCGACCAAAGTGGAAGATGTTTTTGAATCTGTCCTTCAG CTGTTCCAAATGGCTCCAGCTCCGACCTTGCTTCTGGCAATCTCCGTCCTCGCCTCCCTCTGCTGGTTAATTCGAGACAACCTGCGCCTGGGAAACGTCCAGGGGAAATACGTCCTTGTGACCGGGTGTGACACCGGGTTTGGGAACCTTTTGGCGAAGCAACTGGACAAGCGAGGGTTCCAGGTGATCGCTGCCTGCCTGACAGCGCAGGGCGCGGAAGGGCTTCGGAACGACTGCTCGCCTCGCGTGAGGACGGTGCAGCTGGACGTCACCGACCCCGACCACATTCAAAGGGCCGTGGACTTCGTACAGTCAGAGGTTGGAGACCAAG GTCTCTGGGGTTTGGTCAACAATGCAGGAAGAGCCAATCCCATCGCCCCCACCGAATGGCTGAGGGTGGAGGACTTCACCAAAGTGTTGGAGGTGAACCTGGTTGGACTTATCAACGTCACACTGCACTTGCTGCCCCtggtgaagaaggccaggggAAGGATTGTCAATGTTTCCAGTGTTATGGGGCGGATCTCATTTGCTGGAGGCGGCTACTGCATGTCCAAGTGCGGAGTGGAGTCTTTCTCAGACGGCCTCAG GAGGGACATGCAGCACTTTGGAATCAAAGTCAGCATTATCGAACCTGGCTTCTTTACAACGGAGACTACTAACTTAGAAATCATTGAGAGAGGCTTACTGCAACTGTGGGAGCGACTCAGTCctgaaaccaaggaacactacggGGCAAAGTTCTTTGATAATT ACATCAGGGTGCAGCGGTTCTCCATGCTCTGCCTGTGCTCCTCTGACCTGGACAAGGTGACAGGCTGCATGCACCATGCCCTGTCCGCTCAGTACCCTCGCTCGCGGTACAGTGCAGGCTGGGACGCCAAGCTCTTCTGGATCCCGCTCTCCTACGCACCATCCTTCGTCGCtgactgcctgttgtacctgctgcTTCCCAAACCTGCTGGCAGCTCGATGAAAAGAAAAGCCGGAAACCAAGTGGATGTATAA